The Triticum aestivum cultivar Chinese Spring chromosome 7B, IWGSC CS RefSeq v2.1, whole genome shotgun sequence genome window below encodes:
- the LOC123160687 gene encoding GDSL esterase/lipase At3g09930-like, which yields MKLLPTVILLLLVLLAFDDVEARGTPRAHRSNHQWSSMFVFGDDFVDNGNVPNIVGEKTSRQWSYPYGSYRNSNWSGAPVPTGRFSNYRMQSDFIARMLGLTEAPPAYELTSDQSCDASGMTFAFGGAGVFKVTSTAKKVPTLAAQVQAFKRLVNDNVISTRQLHHSVALIAISGNDYMSGSEANNGFYSSFNDLDIYMGNVATEILDNVAQLQMLGVRKVLVNNLHPIGCMPSQTSSNNYTTCDLLGNYGASVHNKYLNQMIGERDNVHVLDLYSAFTDIVNHAPGEGSDRSKDFKRKLTPCCESSYEGGYCGERSSSGKHLYDLCENPDKSFYWDETHPTHAGWEAVMEALEQPLMEFLDQDYVP from the exons ATGAAGCTCCTTCCGACCGtcatccttctcctcctcgtcctccttgcaTTCGATG ATGTGGAGGCCCGAGGCACACCTAGGGCTCATCGATCAAATCACCAGTGGTCCAGCATGTTCGTCTTCGGCGACGACTTTGTCGACAACGGCAACGTTCCCAACATCGTCGGTGAAAAGACGTCGCGGCAGTGGAGCTACCCCTACGGCTCTTATCGCAACTCCAATTGGTCTGGCGCTCCTGTTCCAACAGGACGCTTCTCCAACTACCGGATGCAATCAGATTTTATCG CAAGGATGTTGGGCCTCACTGAAGCCCCTCCAGCGTACGAGCTCACATCAGATCAATCTTGCGATGCATCTGGCATGACCTTCGCTTTTGGCGGCGCTGGTGTCTTCAAGGTGACGTCGACAGCGAAGAAGGTGCCGACCCTTGCTGCACAGGTTCAAGCTTTCAAGAGGCTAGTCAACGACAATGTCATCTCCACACGACAGCTTCACCACTCTGTCGCACTCATCGCCATCTCAGGCAATGACTACATGAGCGGCTCCGAGGCCAATAATGGATTCTACTCAAGCTTCAATGAT CTCGATATTTACATGGGAAACGTGGCGACCGAGATCCTAGATAATGTGGCGCAACTGCAGATGCTTGGTGTGAGGAAGGTTCTAGTAAATAACTTGCATCCCATTGGTTGCATGCCTTCACAGACTAGTTCGAACAACTACACCACATGTGACCTTCTTGGCAATTATGGTGCATCGGTGCACAACAAGTATCTAAACCAAATGATCGGAGAAAGGGACAACGTCCACGTACTGGACCTCTACTCCGCCTTCACCGACATCGTGAATCACGCCCCTG GTGAAGGGTCAGATCGGTCCAAGGACTTCAAGCGCAAGCTGACCCCGTGTTGCGAGAGTTCCTATGAGGGAGGGTACTGTGGGGAGCGTAGCAGTTCAGGGAAGCACCTCTATGACCTATGTGAGAATCCCGACAAGAGCTTCTACTGGGACGAGACACACCCAACACATGCTGGGTGGGAGGCGGTAATGGAGGCGCTGGAGCAACCTTTGATGGAATTTCTCGATCAGGACTACGTTCCATGA